A stretch of Exiguobacterium sp. BMC-KP DNA encodes these proteins:
- a CDS encoding BMP family lipoprotein, which translates to MKKKHVIVSMMSVATVGLAACGGSGEKADQKDQFSVAMVADKGGIDDKSFNQSAWEGLQAYGKDNKLQKNEGFSYLQSKSQQDYQPNLSRLARGGEDLVFGIGNTFNEDIKTVADQFKDTQFAIVDNVVEGKNVTSITFKENEGAYLAGIVAAMETKKDHIGFVGGMKMDVIERFRAGFEAGAKSVNPKIKIDVQYAEDFAAPEKGQAIAAGMYGKGADIIFPAAGGTGNGVFTEAKNRKKNGEDVSVIGVDRDQKEEGMPEDVTLTSVIKRVDRAVEDTANAAKDGKLEGGKTIRYGLKEDGVDVVPSEKISKKTMTVLEKAKADVVSGKIEVPEQ; encoded by the coding sequence ATGAAGAAGAAACACGTGATCGTATCGATGATGTCAGTAGCAACGGTTGGTCTTGCTGCTTGTGGTGGTTCTGGTGAGAAAGCCGATCAAAAAGATCAATTCTCTGTTGCAATGGTAGCAGACAAGGGTGGAATCGATGACAAATCGTTCAACCAATCAGCTTGGGAAGGACTTCAAGCATACGGAAAAGACAACAAACTTCAAAAAAACGAAGGCTTCTCTTATCTACAATCTAAATCACAACAAGATTATCAGCCGAATTTATCACGTCTTGCTCGTGGTGGAGAAGATTTAGTCTTCGGAATCGGGAACACGTTCAATGAGGATATCAAAACAGTTGCGGATCAATTTAAAGACACACAATTTGCAATCGTTGATAACGTCGTTGAAGGAAAAAACGTCACGTCGATTACATTCAAGGAAAATGAGGGAGCGTATCTCGCGGGGATCGTTGCTGCAATGGAAACTAAAAAAGATCACATCGGTTTCGTTGGTGGAATGAAGATGGACGTTATCGAGCGGTTCCGTGCTGGTTTCGAAGCAGGTGCTAAATCCGTCAATCCGAAGATTAAAATTGATGTTCAGTATGCTGAAGATTTCGCAGCGCCAGAAAAAGGTCAAGCCATCGCAGCAGGTATGTACGGTAAAGGAGCAGATATTATCTTCCCAGCAGCAGGTGGGACAGGAAATGGTGTCTTCACAGAAGCGAAGAATCGTAAGAAAAATGGTGAAGATGTTTCGGTTATCGGTGTCGATCGTGACCAAAAAGAAGAAGGTATGCCTGAAGATGTAACATTGACATCTGTCATTAAGCGTGTTGATCGTGCAGTCGAAGATACAGCAAACGCAGCGAAAGACGGTAAACTCGAAGGTGGAAAAACGATTCGTTATGGTCTGAAAGAAGATGGCGTTGATGTTGTTCCGTCAGAAAAAATTTCGAAGAAGACGATGACGGTGCTTGAAAAAGCAAAAGCGGATGTCGTTTCTGGAAAAATCGAAGTACCTGAGCAATAA
- a CDS encoding ferredoxin yields the protein MAKFTIVDKDTCIACGACGAAAPDIYDYDDEGLAYVILDDNNGTAEIPEALFDDMIDAFEGCPTDSIKVADESFEGDALKFE from the coding sequence ATGGCTAAATTTACGATTGTCGACAAAGATACATGCATCGCATGTGGTGCTTGTGGAGCAGCTGCACCAGATATCTATGATTATGATGATGAGGGTTTGGCGTATGTCATTCTTGATGATAACAATGGTACTGCCGAAATTCCAGAAGCATTATTCGACGATATGATTGATGCATTCGAAGGATGCCCAACGGATTCAATCAAAGTAGCAGATGAATCATTCGAAGGCGATGCGTTAAAATTCGAATAA
- a CDS encoding RecQ family ATP-dependent DNA helicase, translating into MEALLHRHFGYEVFRPGQRPIIESILNGHDTLAILPTGGGKSVCYQFPSYVQGEGLTLILSPLLSLIEDQVMQIKRRGERSVAKLTSVETRDEKEQILSVLEHLRYLYLSPEQLALPQIRARLKQVNIALFVVDEAHCISQWGHEFRPEYARLGQIRQELGFPPCLALTATATRAVEEDIRTQLRMRDPKVIRRSINRPELQYVVDCVDRDEKDAVLQRWMTRIARPCVIYTTTRKEAERIAEIIEGATYYHAGLTIEDRQLVQQQFLHDEIDCLVCTSAFGMGVDKGNVRSVIHYTMPATLEAYMQEVGRAGRDGKEATAILLYAAQDEQLQTYLIDTQYAPALWIDQLQQGMNRGESYTKIESRLRLNPEDPAYRLLKSQLENGWSKERITQWQTERKQLKRQEVKQMMNYIHRNECRRTMLLHHFDEAAVVQPRCCDVCGTIEWENPVKRKMPQPVDWKIRLEQVFFSSPYSV; encoded by the coding sequence ATGGAAGCGTTATTGCATCGTCATTTCGGTTATGAAGTGTTTCGACCCGGACAACGCCCAATCATCGAATCCATCCTGAACGGACACGACACGCTTGCCATCTTGCCGACAGGTGGAGGCAAATCTGTCTGTTATCAGTTTCCTTCTTATGTCCAAGGTGAAGGACTGACATTGATTCTGTCGCCGTTACTCTCGTTGATTGAAGATCAAGTCATGCAAATCAAACGCAGGGGAGAACGGTCTGTCGCTAAGTTAACTTCTGTCGAGACGCGAGATGAGAAAGAACAGATCTTATCTGTCCTCGAACATCTTCGGTATCTTTACTTATCGCCGGAACAACTCGCATTACCGCAGATTCGAGCTCGCTTAAAGCAGGTCAACATCGCATTATTTGTCGTAGATGAAGCACATTGTATCTCACAGTGGGGACACGAGTTTCGACCGGAGTATGCAAGACTCGGTCAAATCCGGCAAGAACTCGGTTTTCCGCCATGCCTCGCCTTAACAGCAACCGCGACGCGTGCTGTGGAGGAGGATATTCGAACACAATTACGTATGCGTGACCCAAAAGTCATTCGTCGTTCTATTAATCGACCAGAACTCCAGTATGTCGTCGATTGCGTCGATCGAGATGAAAAAGATGCCGTACTACAACGATGGATGACACGCATCGCTCGTCCGTGCGTTATCTATACGACAACTCGTAAAGAAGCGGAACGGATTGCGGAAATCATTGAAGGAGCGACCTACTATCACGCTGGATTAACGATTGAAGACCGCCAGCTTGTTCAACAACAGTTTCTTCATGATGAAATTGATTGTCTCGTTTGCACGAGTGCTTTTGGGATGGGCGTTGATAAGGGCAATGTTCGATCGGTCATTCACTATACGATGCCTGCGACGCTTGAAGCCTATATGCAGGAAGTCGGACGCGCGGGTCGAGACGGAAAAGAGGCGACGGCCATTTTGCTGTATGCTGCTCAAGACGAGCAATTACAAACGTACTTGATTGATACACAATATGCACCCGCTCTATGGATTGATCAGTTGCAACAAGGCATGAACCGAGGTGAATCATACACTAAGATAGAAAGTCGTCTGCGTCTTAATCCGGAAGACCCGGCATATCGGCTCCTAAAGTCGCAACTCGAGAACGGTTGGTCGAAGGAACGCATTACCCAGTGGCAAACGGAACGTAAACAACTCAAACGACAAGAGGTCAAGCAAATGATGAACTATATTCACCGGAACGAATGTCGACGGACGATGTTATTACATCATTTTGATGAAGCGGCAGTCGTTCAACCCCGTTGTTGTGATGTATGTGGAACAATTGAGTGGGAAAATCCAGTGAAGAGAAAGATGCCGCAACCGGTAGATTGGAAAATACGTTTAGAACAAGTCTTTTTTTCATCACCATATTCGGTGTAA
- a CDS encoding ABC transporter permease, giving the protein MKLERFYGILIPILSIILGMVVGAIVMLIGGYDPIAGFDQLFYGIFGEPYSIGETLRAAAPLIFAGLAVAFAFRTGLFNIGVEGQVLVGWMVAVWIGIEFDLPTAIHLPLALIGAGLAGALWASIPGILKAKFHVHEVITSIMMNYIALYVTNDILRHVIGITNERTESVKESASLASPFLQEITDFSRLHNGIFIAVIAALVFWFILWKTTLGYELRAVGFNKNAAEYAGMGVNRNIILSFVISGVFAGLAGAMEGLGTFQNMTLNASFTGVGFDGIAVALLGANNPIGVVLAALLFAGLNIGGLSMQQIGIPPELIKIIIAFIIIFVASGYAIRLVIEKFTVKKESKKAKGAGQ; this is encoded by the coding sequence ATGAAGTTAGAGCGTTTTTACGGCATCCTCATTCCGATTCTTTCCATCATCCTTGGAATGGTCGTCGGGGCGATTGTCATGCTCATCGGCGGATACGATCCGATAGCCGGTTTTGATCAGTTATTCTATGGTATTTTTGGCGAACCATACAGTATCGGTGAAACATTACGAGCAGCAGCTCCGTTAATCTTTGCCGGTCTCGCGGTCGCGTTTGCCTTTCGGACTGGACTCTTTAATATCGGGGTTGAAGGTCAAGTACTCGTCGGGTGGATGGTCGCAGTTTGGATCGGAATCGAGTTTGATTTACCGACAGCGATTCATTTACCGCTTGCATTAATCGGTGCAGGATTAGCTGGTGCACTTTGGGCTTCGATTCCAGGTATCTTAAAAGCGAAGTTCCACGTGCACGAAGTTATCACGTCGATCATGATGAACTATATCGCGTTATATGTTACGAATGATATTTTACGTCACGTCATCGGAATTACGAACGAACGGACGGAATCCGTAAAAGAATCAGCATCCCTTGCGTCTCCGTTCTTGCAAGAAATCACTGATTTCTCACGGTTGCACAACGGAATCTTCATCGCAGTCATCGCAGCGCTTGTCTTCTGGTTCATCTTGTGGAAAACAACGCTTGGTTATGAACTCCGAGCAGTTGGATTCAACAAAAATGCTGCAGAATATGCAGGGATGGGCGTTAACCGTAACATCATCCTATCGTTCGTCATCTCAGGTGTGTTTGCAGGGCTCGCTGGAGCGATGGAAGGTCTTGGGACATTCCAAAACATGACACTAAACGCATCCTTTACAGGAGTTGGATTTGACGGAATTGCGGTTGCCTTATTAGGTGCGAATAACCCAATCGGTGTCGTTCTCGCGGCATTACTGTTTGCGGGACTTAACATCGGTGGTCTGTCGATGCAACAGATCGGTATTCCGCCTGAATTGATTAAGATCATCATTGCGTTCATTATCATTTTCGTTGCTTCTGGTTACGCGATTCGTCTCGTCATTGAGAAGTTCACGGTTAAGAAAGAATCTAAAAAAGCGAAAGGAGCCGGTCAATAA
- a CDS encoding helix-turn-helix domain-containing protein, with the protein MEVSLLERIFLESIQRLRNERSDRSLYHVFQGKKSATSLQDAHFYDLESTFGTVTVSKQRFESILTELAEKQWIERQETLRLTNEGTRLVGQSSSVVIDQLGGELRGYAEMMWKRLSLLVQTLICLEAKQPFIPVQQETIVREWVKSVLPTISNRSNWLHDMHQELIRLFERLPEREATLISYRLSGVQAGWSYPQLAHMMKVDVETVQFEFTIAWRKCIADLEKAPLLKQIGADLHTSKMTQSAQTTWELLQQGISVEDVAIRRRLKNSTMEDHLVEIAMYASSFPLDHFVIPAQQEEIRRISQQLETYALKRIKSDMQTDASYFQIRLVLARSKWEGI; encoded by the coding sequence ATGGAAGTTTCTTTACTGGAGCGTATTTTTCTGGAATCGATTCAGCGTCTTCGAAATGAACGATCGGATCGGAGTCTTTATCATGTTTTTCAAGGGAAGAAGTCAGCCACTTCCCTGCAAGATGCTCATTTTTATGATTTGGAGTCGACGTTCGGTACCGTTACAGTTAGTAAACAACGATTTGAATCGATCTTAACTGAGCTTGCCGAGAAACAGTGGATCGAACGGCAAGAGACATTGCGACTGACGAATGAAGGTACGCGACTAGTGGGTCAATCGAGTAGTGTAGTCATCGATCAATTAGGTGGTGAACTACGTGGATATGCCGAGATGATGTGGAAACGACTCAGTCTGCTCGTTCAAACGCTGATTTGTTTAGAAGCGAAACAACCGTTCATTCCCGTGCAACAGGAGACGATTGTTCGCGAATGGGTAAAGAGTGTTCTTCCAACCATTTCGAATCGATCGAATTGGTTACATGATATGCACCAAGAGTTAATACGGCTCTTTGAGCGTTTGCCAGAGCGAGAGGCGACGTTAATTAGTTATCGATTGTCTGGCGTGCAAGCAGGATGGTCCTATCCGCAATTGGCACACATGATGAAGGTGGATGTTGAGACTGTCCAGTTCGAATTTACAATCGCTTGGCGAAAGTGCATCGCTGACTTAGAAAAAGCACCACTCCTAAAACAGATCGGTGCTGATCTACACACATCTAAAATGACGCAGTCTGCTCAAACGACATGGGAGTTATTGCAGCAGGGAATATCGGTTGAAGATGTTGCGATTCGGAGACGACTAAAAAATAGTACGATGGAAGATCATCTCGTCGAAATCGCCATGTATGCTTCTTCTTTTCCGTTGGATCATTTTGTTATACCCGCTCAGCAAGAAGAAATTCGTCGTATTTCACAACAACTCGAAACTTACGCACTCAAGCGAATCAAAAGTGATATGCAGACAGACGCATCCTATTTTCAGATTCGACTTGTGCTAGCACGTAGCAAATGGGAGGGGATTTAA
- a CDS encoding ABC transporter ATP-binding protein, which yields MEYVIEMLNIRKEFGSFVANDNITLQLRKGEIHALLGENGAGKSTLMNVLFGLYQPEAGEIRVRGEKVNITSPNVANDLGIGMVHQHFMLVQNFTVTENIILGAEPRAGIKIDRASAREKVRQISEQYGLAVDPDAKIEDISVGMQQRVEILKTLYRGADILIFDEPSAVLTPQEIKELIQIMNRLIAEGKSIILITHKLKEIMEVADRCTTIRRGKYIGTVDIDETMTQSRLAEMMVGREVNFNAEYSKANPQELVLDIKDLVVKDSRGIKAVDGLNLDIRAGEIVGIAGIDGNGQTELIEAITGLRKADSGEIFLNNKSIKNLKPRKVTESGVGHIPQDRHKHGLVLDYSIGHNMVLQTYYQQPYSKAGIMNYKQVMEKAKTLIEKFDVRTPSPETFARALSGGNQQKAIIAREVDRSPDLLIAAQPTRGLDVGAIEFIHEQLVLEREKGRAVLLISFELEEILQVSDRIAVLYEGKTVAFLDPKETNEIELGFLMAGGKKEEVGHS from the coding sequence TTGGAATACGTCATTGAGATGCTAAACATCAGAAAAGAGTTTGGCAGTTTCGTCGCAAATGATAACATCACGCTCCAGCTTCGGAAAGGTGAGATTCACGCTTTACTTGGTGAAAACGGTGCCGGAAAATCGACGCTGATGAACGTCTTATTTGGTTTGTATCAGCCTGAGGCTGGAGAAATTCGTGTACGTGGTGAAAAAGTCAATATTACGAGTCCGAACGTCGCGAACGATCTAGGAATCGGAATGGTGCACCAACACTTCATGCTCGTTCAAAATTTCACTGTTACTGAAAACATCATTTTAGGTGCAGAGCCACGTGCGGGAATTAAGATCGACCGTGCATCTGCACGTGAGAAGGTACGCCAGATTTCTGAACAGTATGGTCTTGCTGTTGATCCTGATGCAAAAATCGAGGATATCTCAGTCGGAATGCAACAGCGTGTTGAAATTTTGAAGACGTTGTACCGTGGTGCAGATATCTTGATCTTCGATGAACCATCTGCTGTCTTGACACCACAAGAGATCAAGGAATTAATTCAAATCATGAATCGCTTGATCGCAGAAGGAAAGTCGATCATCCTCATCACGCATAAACTGAAGGAAATCATGGAAGTAGCTGATCGCTGTACGACGATTCGCCGAGGTAAATATATCGGAACGGTCGATATCGATGAGACGATGACTCAATCCCGTCTTGCTGAAATGATGGTAGGTCGTGAAGTAAACTTTAATGCGGAGTATTCCAAGGCAAATCCACAAGAACTTGTTCTCGACATCAAGGATTTGGTCGTCAAGGACAGTCGCGGCATCAAAGCTGTCGATGGATTGAATCTCGACATTCGTGCCGGAGAGATCGTCGGAATTGCCGGAATCGATGGCAACGGGCAAACAGAATTGATTGAGGCGATCACAGGTCTTCGTAAAGCAGACAGCGGTGAGATTTTCCTCAACAATAAATCAATCAAAAACTTAAAACCACGTAAAGTGACAGAGTCTGGTGTCGGTCATATCCCACAAGACCGTCATAAACACGGACTTGTCCTCGATTATTCAATCGGGCATAACATGGTCTTGCAAACGTATTATCAACAACCGTATTCAAAAGCGGGCATCATGAACTATAAACAAGTCATGGAAAAAGCCAAAACGCTCATCGAGAAGTTCGACGTCCGAACTCCGAGTCCAGAGACGTTTGCTCGTGCTTTGTCAGGTGGTAACCAACAGAAAGCAATCATTGCGCGAGAAGTCGATCGTTCACCAGATTTGTTGATTGCAGCACAGCCGACACGTGGTCTTGATGTCGGAGCAATCGAGTTTATTCATGAACAGTTGGTTCTCGAACGTGAAAAAGGGCGCGCTGTCCTATTGATTTCATTCGAACTTGAAGAAATCCTTCAAGTATCAGACCGGATTGCTGTTCTTTATGAAGGGAAAACAGTTGCCTTCTTGGATCCAAAAGAAACGAATGAGATCGAGCTTGGCTTCCTGATGGCCGGCGGTAAGAAAGAGGAGGTAGGTCATTCATGA
- a CDS encoding ABC transporter permease — MGFLEVLYIIVPIALAYSAPLIIAALGGIFSERSGVVNIALEGLMVMGAFTGVVTALTLSKMGLGAASPWLAMLIAIIVGAVFSLFLAIPAILFRADQTVLGVAINLLSVGLAIFLVRALYEKGQTDSIPNRISKENVPFLSDIPVLKMFFANVYYTSYIAIVLAFVAWYIIFKTPFGLRLRSVGEHPMAADTMGINVTKMRFIGVMISGGFGGLAGAVYATSISLNFSVTTILGQGFLAIAAMIFGKWNPLGAMGAALFFGFAQAISIIGQQLPLLDQIPQVYLLIAPYLLTILALAGVVGRADAPKAVGIPYIKGKR, encoded by the coding sequence ATGGGTTTTCTTGAAGTACTTTATATCATCGTGCCAATCGCACTTGCCTATTCGGCTCCATTGATCATTGCAGCACTTGGTGGCATTTTCAGTGAGCGTTCAGGCGTCGTTAACATCGCATTAGAAGGATTAATGGTCATGGGTGCTTTCACAGGTGTTGTCACAGCGTTAACACTATCAAAAATGGGATTAGGTGCTGCGAGCCCATGGCTAGCGATGCTGATCGCAATCATCGTCGGAGCGGTCTTCTCGCTCTTCCTTGCGATTCCAGCAATCCTTTTCCGTGCAGACCAAACGGTTCTTGGAGTGGCAATCAATTTGCTTTCAGTCGGTCTTGCGATCTTCCTTGTCCGTGCGCTTTATGAAAAAGGACAGACAGACTCGATTCCAAACCGTATCTCGAAAGAAAACGTACCATTCTTGTCTGACATTCCGGTCTTGAAAATGTTCTTTGCGAACGTTTATTACACATCGTATATCGCGATCGTTCTTGCCTTCGTTGCGTGGTATATCATCTTTAAGACACCATTCGGTCTTCGTCTTCGTTCTGTTGGGGAACACCCGATGGCAGCGGACACGATGGGAATTAACGTTACGAAGATGCGTTTCATCGGTGTCATGATCTCTGGTGGTTTTGGTGGTCTTGCCGGTGCTGTCTACGCAACATCCATTTCATTGAACTTCAGTGTCACGACGATCCTCGGTCAAGGGTTCCTCGCAATCGCTGCGATGATCTTCGGAAAATGGAATCCGCTTGGTGCGATGGGAGCTGCGCTCTTCTTCGGATTCGCTCAAGCGATTTCAATCATTGGTCAGCAATTGCCTTTACTTGATCAGATTCCACAAGTTTATCTATTGATTGCACCGTATTTATTGACGATCTTGGCACTCGCTGGTGTCGTTGGTCGTGCGGATGCGCCAAAAGCAGTTGGTATACCGTATATCAAAGGAAAACGCTAA
- a CDS encoding BMP family lipoprotein — MKKKSLLALAATGLAMSSVLAACGGNDDSKDSGSGSKSEGFKVGMVTDTGGVDDKSFNQSAWEGIQKFGKDNDLKEGTGYKYLQSAKQSDYQPNLQQLARAKYDLILGIGFLMGEDIGKVADQFKKSNFALVDMVVDKPNVASIVFKENEGSFLVGVVAGLTTKSDKVGFVGGVNSDLIKKFESGFKAGVKAVNPDADIEVQYAEDFNAAEKGQAIASGMYGKKVDVIYHAAGGTGQGVFTEAKNRKKNGEDVWVIGVDRDQVEEGMPENVTLTSMVKRVDTAVQQVAKDTKDGNFPAGKVVEFGLKDGGVDIAPSKDNVSKEALDKVEEYKKQIIDGDIKVPSTDDEYKEYEASLK, encoded by the coding sequence ATGAAAAAGAAGTCACTTCTCGCATTAGCAGCAACAGGTTTAGCAATGAGTTCGGTCCTTGCAGCATGTGGTGGCAACGACGATTCAAAAGATTCAGGTAGCGGTAGCAAATCAGAAGGCTTTAAAGTAGGTATGGTTACAGATACAGGCGGCGTGGATGATAAATCATTCAACCAATCTGCTTGGGAAGGTATCCAGAAGTTCGGAAAAGACAATGACTTAAAAGAAGGTACTGGCTACAAATATCTTCAATCTGCAAAACAATCGGATTACCAACCAAACCTTCAGCAATTAGCTCGTGCTAAATACGACTTGATCCTCGGTATCGGATTCTTGATGGGTGAAGACATCGGTAAAGTAGCGGATCAGTTCAAAAAGAGCAACTTTGCACTCGTTGATATGGTTGTCGACAAGCCAAACGTCGCGTCAATCGTCTTCAAAGAAAACGAAGGATCGTTCCTCGTGGGTGTTGTTGCTGGATTGACGACGAAATCAGATAAAGTCGGATTCGTCGGTGGCGTTAACTCTGATTTGATCAAAAAGTTTGAAAGTGGATTCAAAGCAGGCGTTAAAGCAGTCAACCCTGATGCAGACATCGAAGTACAATATGCAGAAGACTTCAATGCTGCTGAAAAAGGACAAGCAATCGCTTCAGGTATGTACGGTAAAAAAGTCGACGTCATCTATCACGCAGCTGGTGGTACAGGACAAGGGGTATTCACAGAAGCGAAAAACCGTAAGAAAAACGGTGAAGACGTTTGGGTTATCGGTGTAGACCGTGACCAAGTCGAAGAAGGTATGCCTGAGAACGTCACATTGACGTCAATGGTCAAACGTGTTGATACAGCAGTCCAGCAAGTCGCTAAAGATACGAAAGACGGCAACTTCCCAGCAGGTAAAGTCGTTGAGTTCGGTCTAAAAGACGGTGGTGTTGATATCGCACCTTCGAAAGACAACGTTTCGAAAGAAGCACTCGACAAAGTCGAAGAGTACAAAAAACAAATCATCGATGGCGACATCAAAGTCCCATCGACAGACGACGAGTACAAAGAATACGAAGCGTCACTGAAATAA
- a CDS encoding GntR family transcriptional regulator: protein MSIKLDHRLLYLRVIEKIKSDIDDGVYKEGEKLPSEFELSKQLGVSRATLREALRILEDENIVIRKHGVGTFINARPPFTSGIEELYSVTEMIARAGMIPTSEVLSSEMVQPTERDRERFQLGPDELVYRIERIRLAGDVPVVYCIDKIPSHYIKNEEQFTSSTSLFDALEKELGRRVTHAVTHIEPRIDPKIAEQLHTDQPLLALRQTHYDELDRSVLFSANYFRADKFDFHVIRKRV from the coding sequence ATGTCGATTAAATTAGATCATCGTTTGCTTTATTTACGTGTGATTGAAAAAATCAAGTCTGACATCGATGACGGCGTTTACAAGGAAGGCGAGAAGCTCCCTTCAGAGTTTGAACTTTCAAAGCAACTTGGCGTCAGTCGAGCTACTCTTCGAGAGGCATTACGAATTCTTGAAGATGAGAACATCGTCATCCGTAAACACGGTGTCGGTACGTTTATCAATGCAAGACCACCGTTTACTTCTGGCATTGAGGAGTTATACAGTGTGACAGAAATGATTGCACGTGCAGGTATGATTCCGACATCAGAAGTGTTATCATCCGAGATGGTCCAACCGACTGAGCGCGACCGAGAACGCTTTCAACTTGGTCCGGATGAATTGGTTTATCGAATCGAACGAATCCGACTCGCAGGAGATGTTCCTGTCGTCTATTGTATCGATAAGATTCCAAGCCATTATATTAAAAATGAAGAGCAGTTCACCTCTTCGACATCATTATTTGATGCTCTAGAAAAAGAACTCGGACGACGTGTCACACATGCCGTGACGCATATCGAGCCGCGTATTGATCCGAAAATCGCTGAACAATTACATACGGACCAACCTTTGCTCGCATTGCGCCAGACGCATTATGATGAGCTCGATCGTTCCGTTCTTTTTTCAGCGAACTACTTCCGAGCAGATAAGTTTGATTTCCACGTCATCCGTAAACGTGTGTGA